From a region of the Cyprinus carpio isolate SPL01 chromosome A18, ASM1834038v1, whole genome shotgun sequence genome:
- the LOC109110751 gene encoding LOW QUALITY PROTEIN: uncharacterized protein LOC109110751 (The sequence of the model RefSeq protein was modified relative to this genomic sequence to represent the inferred CDS: inserted 2 bases in 1 codon), producing MHNTTAWYQLKIGPGATIGNMHTLHKSDNNGIDPKLCYLLKNLEPSAYRCTHTQTYNETHLSFTESIYNLTSYTPNEQKPKTFVWTNRKEGTYCVGKFTHNIDNFTDPHNCSWTATYCFNLTTCGYTRPKQCPELHSIPPGGLIRGNINKTLLHDVNLVMTHVTYNISNVLSAYARHSNANDESYAWLQSRIDDLISDYKDRLAVQIPPACSKRDLLGNIAGLFGSINSATNTYKIAKQSQFSTWLTDQMATGFQHITNSNDNIIKAVRSEVQALLTISHTLFNQTRTIERDLACRSYAQDLFTATRXKTPRHVLNDLIEILDLHRWFSSEKMKNVRYSELLSTVMMYTGNECTGCLGFFATFPLIHPDQVYPNSTTIHSIGMVVKDQIIKWDHLTGYMTLKGTETLFTSRTCCHETHNYVVCTCNTLQLFSPNDTKLIDVQSLHGHSNAVQVSHTQWCIISEMNSFTYGGLTCPANHSFCLEVTEDFSMGQIDILGRTPQDAEVSPWWEDTFYEHGTQALVETMDLVQKVILQTEYHLSQVQVETNLARKTAQILPSSSTRSAQTAYTWWDWMLRGCAVGSTLIFFTLFQCCYFRYLIESVKSSTNAILTLSPLQLPALQRLK from the exons ATGCACAACACCACTGCCTGGTATCAACTTAAAATAGGTCCAGGTGCTACAATTGGCAACATGCACACTCTACACAAGAGTGACAACAATGGCATAGACCCAAAATTATGCTATCTTCTTAAAAATTTGGAACCTTCAGCATataggtgcacacacacacaaacatacaatgaAACACACCTGAGCTTCACAGAATCGATATACAATCTCACATCATACACACCTAATGAGCAGAAACCAAAAACCTTTGTGTGGACAAATCGAAAAGAAGGAACCTATTGCGTAGGAAAATTTACACATAATATAGACAATTTCACCGATCCACACAATTGTTCATGGACTGCTACTTATTGCTTCAATTTGACCACCTGCGGATACACCAGACCGAAACAGTGTCCAGAACTACACTCGATTCCTCCTGGTGGACTAATTAGAGGAAACATAAACAAGACTCTATTACATGATGTAAATTTGGTAATGACACATGTAACttacaatatttcaaatgtactttCTGCTTACGCAAGACATTCTAATGCTAATGATGAATCATATGCATGGCTACAGTCACGAATCGATGATTTAATTTCTGATTACAAGGACAGACTTGCCGTCCAAATTCCACCTGCTTGCTCAAAACGAGACCTGCTTGGTAATATAGCAGGCTTATTCGGATCAATCAATTCAGCAACTAACACTTACAAAATAGCCAAACAATCCCAATTCTCCACATGGTTGACGGACCAGATGGCCACTggttttcaacacatcaccaatAGCAATGATAACATTATCAAAGCGGTTAGATCCGAAGTGCAGGCGCTTCTAACGATCAGCCATACACTGTTCAATCAGACCCGTACCATCGAACGTGACTTAGCCTGCAGATCATATGCACAAGACTTGTTCACTGCAACAAG TAAGACCCCAAGACatgttttgaatgatttaattGAAATCCTAGACCTACATAGATGGTTCTCTtcagagaaaatgaaaaatgttagaTATTCAGAACTGTTATCCACAGTTATGATGTATACTGGAAACGAATGTACTGGTTGCCTTGGGTTTTTTGCCACCTTTCCTTTGATCCACCCAGACCAAGTTTATCCAAATTCCACTACTATTCACTCTATTGGCATGGTAGTAAAAGATCAGATAATTAAATGGGACCACCTCACTGGATATATGACTTTGAAGGGTACTGAGACCTTGTTTACCAGTCGCACTTGTTGTCATGAAACTCACAATTATGTTGTCTGTACATGTAACACACTACAACTTTTCTCTCCCAATGATACTAAACTCATAGATGTTCAATCATTACACGGCCATTCAAATGCTGTTCAAGTGTCTCATACACAGTGGTGCATCATCAGTGAGATGAATTCTTTCACATATGGAGGACTGACCTGCCCTGCTAATCACTCCTTTTGCTTGGAAGTGACAGAGGACTTTTCTATGGGCCAGATCGACATCCTTGGAAGGACACCACAGGACGCAGAGGTCTCCCCATGGTGGGAAGACACCTTCTATGAACACGGGACACAAGCTTTGGTTGAGACGATGGACTTAGTACAGAAAGTCATCCTTCAAACTGAATACCACCTCTCTCAAGTGCAAGTGGAGACAAACTTGGCGCGAAAGACTGCACAGATTCTGCCTAGCTCATCTACTCGATCGGCTCAGACTGCATACACTTGGTGGGACTGGATGCTTCGAGGATGTGCTGTTGGAAGCACACTCATCTTCTTCACGCTCTTCCAATGCTGCTACTTCAGATACCTCATCGAATCGGTAAAGTCATCCACCAATGCTATCCTGACTCTCAGTCCCCTACAACTACCCGCCTTACAAAGACTGAAGTGA